In Toxoplasma gondii ME49 chromosome X, whole genome shotgun sequence, a single genomic region encodes these proteins:
- a CDS encoding adenylate kinase, putative (encoded by transcript TGME49_224900): MAAPSGKREGVDLENVATVELLEELKRRYACLAKPEGRYIFIGAPGSGKGTQSVKLKKSHCLCHLSTGDMLRHAVATGTEYGKQAKAKLDAGELVSDEIVLGLIDEKLKTPECRRGFILDGFPRNEAQAAGLDNLLKQKNQKLDGVLYFDVPDNILVERVSGRRIHLPSGRVYHVTYHPPKVAGLDDVTGEPLHHRKDDNEATLKKRLDVFHKETVPVIEHYAKMGLLYKMDAAKDSTAVTKEMYDFVGKHHKSFFG; this comes from the exons ATGGCAGCTCCGTCAGGGAAACGCGAGGGCGTTGACCTCGAAAACGTGGCGACGGTCGAGCTGCTCGAGGAACTGAAGAGACGCTATGCATGCCTCGCGAAACCCGAAGGCCGCTATATCTTCATCGGAGCTCCTGGTTCTGGGAAGGGCACGCAGAGTGtgaaactgaagaagagcCACTGCCTCTGCCACCTTAGCACCGGTGATATGCTTCGTCATGCTGTCGCTACGGGAACCGAATATGGCAAGCAG GCAAAGGCCAAGCTGGACGCTGGCGAGCTCGTCAGCGACGAAATCGTTCTTGGTTTGATCGAcgagaagctgaagacaCCTGAGTGCCGCCGAGGATTCATTCTCGATGGCTTCCCCCGCAATGAGGCCCAGGCCGCAGGA CTCGACAATCTCTTGAAGCAAAAGAACCAGAAACTCGATGGTGTTCTCTATTTCGACGTGCCCGACAACATCCTCGTGGAGCGCGTCTCAGGCCGCCGAATCCACTTGCCTTCCGGGCGCGTCTACCACGTCACCTATCACCCACCCAAGGTTGCCGGTCTCGACGAC GTAACTGGAGAGCCTCTTCACCATCGAAAAGACGACAACGAGGCAACTCTGAAGAAGCGTCTGGATGTGTTCCACAAGGAGACGGTTCCCGTGATCGAACACTACGCAAAGATGGGTCTTCTGTACAAGATGGACGCTGCTAAGGACTCCACTGCAGTCACCAAGGAAATGTATGACTTTGTTGGCAAGCACCACAAATCTTTCTTCGGCTGA
- a CDS encoding hypothetical protein (encoded by transcript TGME49_224890), producing MDLEERDSLPCSEGGFSPPVSLSPRHEVQSGSSFFQVNAPFATVAMPVRLTAAALDSNSHFLGVPGSTRGCASTVAGAARDASMCATDGGDCEVDSSVGGACYSTQGFLEHKSNRFCGEECDHVRGSSESDKFGDSGDISKGDEGQGQGQDLATEIGLRGTPQWPLEGEGQVKGRKLRDDRTKSRFGTCALSPERFKPTLVSISAEDRDRLLLDTGVTLEEAEERWWKGLFQDQETVVKLANNGVNTLADWIQDAAVDAGEKPFLISAESNMSLSYRHVNERSNAVAVWAHKDRRGAGTLEVLLREGTKNLIIDEELAQIPITVPSKMSPAEDSDKAPTEGNDSEKRTPSGEGKGDEGKIRQRRESWVMVPDPAFSADAERGQAALFNAEKGQGAACEPACGQAPLREGAVVALVMSTSVESIILLLGLLKACLVVALIPPHLKGTALFQAISAAKPTCIFVDDEHLPALRELYGLKEQQNQFTKRNGEGSPDAAAIRTKLRGDGHAQAASGGTEAKSLWEKTFLPSCPRWEKGRVVERPAGKQEINERTFPVFVYGEATVSQNCPPNTQERNLLEEIREATSASVGYCNWDSEPGKREADFATDEKMVRPEGTNSDRSPCTIGARVSPARRRSMDVKDLLLPPCSPSLGVVFNLPTRMSSSSPLCWACLEPGDSESSQTGDTTGALIAGEEQGKTSQARSDAVGCAVARSAACAVCGHPGQGTSRHPRPSLYVYVTVPSPQNTKSHAEGGDGQAGETGQGVRAETYAYNPGEEERRLAPVKLSAKTVISFGVTWARHMDLTDNDVVYCPLGIQEENGGLAIFAAAVQARASIVFPRQCSPSCSAFWRHIDNFQCTYTAYCPRMWANLFDELPTFKEETGDSSVEKKSESERRNTSAVPQNRRLRGCVGYGMTSYIWSRLTKEAGETLKTCVEHYYRPHWPISSPLINSLGKMGPCGFIPNTVQGERGTARLARFDEVKQEIVRGPHTGLCLDAELRSTLDQRRGEAIVNLADRDEWLGFVDDDVTRAMVYRNSFRQNDAWCRSGDLMSVDRLGFFYFLGHTGTLPDKERTTPGV from the exons ATGGATCTCGAAGAACGTGACTCGCTTCCTTGTTCGGAAGGGGGATTTTCCccccctgtgtctctttcacCTCGTCATGAAGTGCAGTCGggctcctcgttcttccaAGTGAACGCACCGTTTGCAACTGTGGCGATGCCGGTTCGCCTAACTGCGGCAGCCTTGGACTCGAATTCGCATTTTCTGGGAGTTCCAGGATCCACACGAGGATGCGCCTCCACAGTTGCTGGGGCTGCTCGCGACGCAAGCATGTGTGCGACTGACGGCGGTGACTGTGAAGTCGACAGCAGTGTGGGAGGTGCGTGCTACTCAACTCAGGGATTTCTGGAACACAAAAGTAACCGCTTTTGTGGAGAGGAGTGTGATCATGTTCGTGGCTCTTCTGAAAGTGATAAGTTCGGGGACAGTGGAGACATTTcgaaaggcgacgaaggacaAGGACAAGGACAAGATTTAGCGACTGAGATCGGCCTACGTGGTACGCCTCAGTGGCCACTCGAAGGGGAAGGCCAAGTGAAAGGGAGGAAGCTGCGAGACGACAGAACGAAGTCACGGTTCGGAACGTGTGCCCTTTCTCCAGAGAGGTTTAAACCGACGTTGGTGAGCATTTCCGCGGAAGATCGcgatcgtcttcttcttgatACTGGAGTGACGTtagaagaggcagaggaacgcTGGTGGAAAGGCTTGTTCCAGGACCAAGAGACTGTAGTGAAACTAGCAAACAATGGTGTAAATACACTTGCAGACTGGATTCAAGATGCGGCAGTAGATGCGGGCGAAAAACCGTTCCTTatttctgcagagagcaaCATGTCTCTCTCATACCGTCATGTAAATGAGCGGAGCAATGCAGTGGCGGTCTGGGCTCACAAAGACCGTCGAGGAGCAGGGACGTTGGAGGTTCTTTTGCGAGAAGGCACCAAGAATCTTATCATTGATGAGGAACTCGCGCAGATACCTATCACTGTCCCCAGCAAGATGTCGCCCGCAGAAGACTCGGACAAGGCCCCAACGGAAGGGAACGACTCCGAAAAGCGCACCCCCTCTGGTGAAGgcaaaggcgacgaaggaaaaatCCGGCAACGGCGTGAAAGTTGGGTGATGGTCCCGGACCCCGCGTTTTCAGCAGATGCTGAGCGTGGTCAAGCAGCGTTGTtcaacgcagagaaaggacaggGCGCTGCTTGTGAACCTGCATGTGGACAAGCTCCACTTCGAGAAGGCGCTGTAGTCGCGTTAGTTATGTCTACAAGTGTGGAATCAATTATCTTGCTGCTTGGATTGCTTAAGGCATGTCTCGTTGTCGCGCTCATTCCTCCGCATCTGAAGGGGACGGCCCTCTTTCAGGCCATTTCCGCTGCTAAACCAACGTGCATTTTTGTAGATGACGAACATCTTCCTGCATTGCGAGAGCTGTATGGACTGAAAGAGCAGCAAAACCAATTTACGAAGCGAAACGGTGAAGGTTCTCCCGACGCTGCGGCCATCCGGACGAAGCTGAGAGGTGACGGGCATGCTCAGGCTGCCAGTGGCGGTACGGAGGCTAAATCACTCTGGGAGAAGACATTTTTGCCCAGTTGTCCCAGGtgggaaaaaggaagagtgGTAGAGAGACCTGCAGGGAAACAAGAAATCAATGAACGCACATTTCCTGTATTCGTGTACGGCGAAGCAACAGTGTCTCAAAATTGTCCTCCAAACACGCAGGAAAGGAACCTTCTCGAAGAGATCCGAGAAGCCACATCTGCATCCGTAGGGTACTGTAACTGGGATTCAGAACCCGGAAAGCGCGAGGCTGATTTTGCAACAGACGAAAAGATGGTTCGTCCAGAAGGGACGAATTCTGACCGGTCGCCGTGCACGATCGGGGCGCGAGTGTCTCCAGCCAGACGAAGGAGCATGGATGTGAAagaccttcttcttcctccgtgttctccttctctgggCGTTGTCTTCAATCTCCCCACCCGAATGTCCTCATCGTCACCTCTTTGTTGGGCGTGCCTCGAGCCGGGAGACAGTGAGTCAAGTCAAACCGGAGACACAACTGGCGCATTGATTGCTGGAGAAGAGCAAGGCAAGACATCGCAGGCGCGGTCAGATGCAGTCGGATGTGCAGTCGCCCGTTCCGCTGCCTGTGCCGTTTGTGGGCATCCAGGCCAGGGAACCAGTCGCCACCCTCGTCCTTCACTCTATGTATATGTCACTGTTCCCTCTCCGCAAAATACGAAGAGTCACgcggaaggaggagacgggcAGGCAGGTGAGACGGGTCAGGGTGTGCGTGCTgaaacatatgcatataatcccggagaagaggagcggCGACTGGCACCTGTCAAACTAAGTGCTAAAACGGTCATCAGTTTTGGTGTCACATGGGCCAGACACATGGATCTGACAGATAACGATGTTGTATACTGCCCTCTTGGTAttcaagaggaaaacggaggcCTAGCGATTTTCGCGGCCGCTGTGCAGGCCCGCGCCAGCATCGTTTTCCCTCGTCAGTGCTCTCCGTCCTGCTCCGCTTTCTGGCGACACATCGACAATTTccagtgtacgtacacagCATATTGCCCACGAATGTGGGCGAATCTCTTTGACGAGTTACCCACATTCAAGGAAGAAACCGGCGACAGTTCTGTAGAGAAGAAATCGGAGTCAGAACGTCGAAATACGTCCGCCGTTCCTCAGAACCGCCGCCTACGAGGATGTGTAGGATATGGAATGACAAGTTACATCTGGTCGCGGCTGACCAAAGAAGCGGGGGAAACTTTGAAGACTTGCGTGGAACATTATTACCGGCCTCACTGGCCGATATCCTCTCCGCTTATCAACTCTCTAGGGAAAATGGGGCCATGTGGTTTTATCCCCAACACTGTccaaggagaacgaggaacaGCTAGGCTGGCTCGATTCGACGAAGTGAAACAAGAAATCGTCCGGGGACCTCACACAGGCTTGTGTCTCGATGCGGAATTGAGGAGTACTCTTGATCAGAGGCGCG GAGAAGCGATTGTGAACCTTGCAGACCGAGACGAATGGCTGGGATTTGTCGACGATGACGTCACTCGTGCGATGGTGTACAGGAATTCTTTCCGCCAGAATGATGCGTGGTGCCGGTCGGGAGATCTCATGAGTGTTGACCGTTTAGGTTTCTTCTACTTTCTTGGTCACACTG GGACATTGCcagacaaggagagaacaaCGCCCGGTGTGTAA
- a CDS encoding hypothetical protein (encoded by transcript TGME49_224905): MQSSQQQSPSQQAAPASPRSAIEHVSLESPRTTFLTPTSGSGLKQRIRELESIIDSELKSLHREVHMYRNQKVVQTSTCETLVEDTKKDLVDHLERSKMELKQFFVQQRSENLRLHDLIKTLRNENALLQQSQLQLQRRLQALEEDLGQ; the protein is encoded by the exons ATGCAGTCTTCCCAGCAGCAGTCCCCTTCGCAACAGGCTGCCCCGGCGTCGCCCAGGTCCGCCATCGAACATGTGTCTTTGGAATCCCCTAGAACAACGTTCCTCACCCCTACCAGCGGTTCGGGGTTGAAACAGAGAATTCGAGAGCTTGAGAGTATCATTGACTCGGAGTTGAAATCTCTTCACAGAGAAGTGCACATGTACCGCAACCAGAAAGTTGTGCAA ACAAGCACGTGCGAAACTCTAGTGGAGGACACGAAGAAAGATCTCGTAGACCATCTAGAACGATCAAAAATGGAGCTGAAGCAGTTCTTCGTCCAACAGCGGAGCGAAAATCTCCGCCTTCACGACCTCATCAAAACGCTGCGCAACGAAAATGCGTTGTTACAACAGAGCCAGCTTCAGCTGCAAAGGCGCTTACAGGCTCTAGAAGAAGATCTTGGACAGTAA
- a CDS encoding divalent cation tolerance protein, CutA1 family protein (encoded by transcript TGME49_224910~Signal peptide predicted by SignalP 2.0 HMM (probability 1.000) with cleavage site probability 0.605 at residue 95): protein MVPRMWRVGGLRRPFGVRPDVLVSCSLLLSPILYRLASSHSTSSVPLLSAASLFSSASLLSSASLFSPSSASCPLSSPSLPGFLFASTLASPARAEAPRLLAEASENQVAAVPPSSKSHSTRFSVSRVSEEKDRNMEGAAAASKQAIENAVQVAYVTCKDKTQAEEVASKLVENRLAACVNIVPGITSIYEWEGKMEKDEEVLLIVKTRKELAAEVVAAVRKWHSYDVPEVIFLDVAGGNEPYLDWVKRNTQRTR from the exons ATGGTCCCGCGGATGTGGCGCGTCGGTGGTCTGAGGCGACCTTTCGGTGTTCGTCCAGACGTCCttgtctcctgttctctcctcctctcccccaTTTTGTATCGTCTGGCCTCCTCCCATTCCACCTCATCGGTTCCTCTATTGtccgcggcttctctcttctcctctgcctctctcctatcctcggcttccctcttctctccctcctctgcttcttgtcCTCTTTCGTCCCCGTCGCTTCCTGGCTTTCTCTTTGCGTCCACGTTGGCCTCACCGGCTCGCGCGGAagcgcctcgccttctcgcagAGGCTTCGGAGAATCAAGTAGCCGCTGTACCGCCAAGCTCGAAGAGCCACTCCACGCGTTTCTCCGTGTCACgtgtctctgaagaaaaagatcGAAATATGGAGGGAGCAGCGGCCGCGTCTAAACAGGCAATCGAGAACGCTGTGCAGGTGGCCTATGTCACCTGCAAAGACAAGACACAAGCAGAAGAG gTTGCATCCAAGTTGGTGGAGAATCGCCTTGCTGCGTGCGTCAACATCGTCCCTGGCATCACGAGCATCTATGAATGGGAAGGCAAGATGGAA aaagacgaggaagttCTCCTGATCGTCAAAACCCGCAAAGAACTGGCCGCCGAGGTCGTCGCTGCTGTGCGCAAATGGCATTCCTACGACGTTCCTGAG GTGATCTTCCTCGATGTCGCCGGCGGAAATGAG CCGTACCTCGATTGGGTCAAACGCAATACGCAACGAACAAGGTAA